A section of the Rhizobium sp. BG4 genome encodes:
- a CDS encoding DNA translocase FtsK — protein MRFPRTNLTDAAEFSAEVDVHDAEEGAGERPSAPIWQSNFSLAPNVRFTRTPENLLRRTPPEIPQLDEPAPYMDEAPIAAESRTPIVVDVPFDAHTHAPQTAPIVRTPVPPVVARVPVQPTRAPLLPIVRTPVQPAAPVQVAPLPEAPVAAEPYHAAGELASISDFAFWEVMAFEDGAVPAAPQFQPVPMPRVEVSPESIIASFRVMEWHPHRRTETAPAVAPIAVAPAPVAVAPQPVAPALVVAPPVAKPVEAAAPAPQPVPVEARIQPIAPIPVRTPAVAPVTMPAPRLAAAKPAAAKVDASGYEFPPNELLQQPPERLGEIMTQEALEQNAGLLESVLEDFGIKGEIIHVRPGPVVTLYEFEPAPGVKSSRVIGLADDIARSMSALSARVAVVPGRNVIGIELPNQTRETVYFREMIESQDFAKSSYKLALGLGKTIGGEPVIAELAKMPHLLVAGTTGSGKSVAINTMILSLLYRMSPEQCRLIMVDPKMLELSVYDGIPHLLTPVVTDPKKAVMALKWAVREMEERYRKMSRLGVRNIDGYNGRVAQAREKDETIHIMVPVGFDKGTGAPIEEQQELDLTPMPYIVVIVDEMADLMMVAGKDIEGAIQRLAQMARAAGIHLIMATQRPSVDVITGTIKANFPTRISFQVTSKIDSRTILGEQGAEQLLGQGDMLHMQGGGRIARVHGPFVSDLEVEKVVAHLKTQGRPEYLDTVTAGDEDEEEAEDSAVFDKSAMGAEDGDELYQQAVKVVLRDKKCSTSYIQRRLGIGYNRAASLVERMEKEGLVGPANHVGKREIVSARSEGE, from the coding sequence ATGCGTTTTCCCAGAACGAACTTGACGGATGCCGCGGAGTTTTCCGCGGAAGTTGACGTGCATGACGCTGAAGAGGGCGCAGGCGAGCGCCCGTCGGCGCCGATCTGGCAGAGCAATTTTTCCCTGGCGCCGAACGTCCGGTTCACCCGGACGCCGGAAAACCTGTTGCGCCGTACCCCGCCCGAAATCCCGCAGCTGGATGAGCCCGCGCCATACATGGACGAGGCGCCTATCGCTGCCGAGAGCCGCACGCCGATCGTCGTCGACGTACCCTTCGACGCCCACACTCACGCGCCGCAGACCGCGCCCATCGTCCGCACGCCGGTACCGCCTGTTGTTGCCCGCGTCCCGGTTCAGCCCACCCGGGCGCCCTTGCTGCCGATCGTCCGCACACCGGTCCAGCCTGCCGCACCTGTTCAGGTCGCACCACTCCCCGAAGCGCCCGTCGCGGCTGAGCCGTATCACGCAGCCGGTGAGCTCGCGTCGATTTCGGATTTCGCCTTCTGGGAAGTCATGGCTTTCGAAGATGGCGCCGTGCCCGCCGCGCCGCAGTTCCAGCCGGTTCCGATGCCGAGGGTCGAGGTATCGCCCGAGTCGATCATCGCCAGTTTCCGTGTCATGGAATGGCACCCGCACCGGCGTACCGAGACGGCCCCGGCCGTTGCTCCAATCGCCGTTGCACCAGCGCCCGTCGCCGTGGCACCGCAGCCTGTCGCGCCAGCCCTCGTGGTCGCTCCGCCCGTGGCAAAGCCGGTTGAGGCCGCCGCTCCCGCGCCGCAGCCGGTGCCGGTAGAAGCCCGCATACAGCCGATCGCGCCGATCCCGGTCCGCACGCCCGCCGTCGCGCCCGTGACGATGCCGGCGCCGCGTCTTGCCGCTGCAAAACCCGCCGCCGCCAAGGTCGACGCATCCGGCTACGAATTCCCGCCGAACGAACTGCTGCAGCAGCCGCCCGAGCGCTTGGGCGAGATCATGACGCAGGAAGCGCTGGAACAGAATGCCGGCCTGCTGGAAAGCGTTCTCGAAGATTTCGGCATCAAGGGCGAGATCATCCATGTCCGCCCGGGTCCTGTCGTCACGCTCTATGAATTCGAGCCTGCACCGGGCGTGAAGTCCTCGCGCGTCATCGGCCTTGCGGATGACATCGCCCGCTCGATGTCGGCCCTTTCGGCCCGCGTCGCCGTCGTTCCCGGCCGCAATGTCATCGGTATCGAACTGCCGAACCAGACGCGTGAAACCGTCTATTTCCGCGAGATGATCGAAAGCCAGGATTTCGCCAAGAGCAGCTACAAGCTGGCGCTCGGCCTCGGCAAGACGATCGGTGGCGAGCCTGTCATCGCCGAACTTGCGAAGATGCCGCATCTGCTCGTTGCCGGTACCACGGGTTCGGGCAAGTCGGTCGCGATCAACACGATGATCCTGTCGCTGCTCTACCGCATGTCGCCGGAACAGTGCCGCTTGATCATGGTCGATCCGAAGATGCTGGAACTCTCCGTCTATGACGGCATCCCGCATCTGCTGACCCCTGTCGTCACAGACCCCAAGAAGGCCGTCATGGCCCTCAAATGGGCCGTTCGCGAGATGGAAGAGCGCTATCGCAAGATGTCGCGCCTCGGCGTGCGCAATATCGACGGCTACAACGGCCGCGTGGCGCAGGCCCGCGAAAAGGACGAGACGATCCACATCATGGTCCCGGTCGGCTTCGACAAGGGCACCGGTGCGCCGATCGAGGAGCAGCAGGAACTCGACCTGACGCCGATGCCTTATATCGTCGTCATCGTCGACGAGATGGCTGACCTGATGATGGTGGCCGGCAAGGACATTGAAGGCGCGATCCAGCGTCTGGCGCAGATGGCGCGTGCCGCCGGCATCCACCTGATCATGGCCACCCAGCGCCCCTCGGTGGATGTCATCACCGGTACGATCAAGGCGAACTTCCCGACCCGCATCTCCTTCCAGGTGACGTCCAAGATCGACAGCCGCACGATCCTCGGTGAACAGGGTGCCGAGCAGCTGCTCGGCCAGGGTGATATGCTGCACATGCAGGGCGGCGGCCGCATCGCCCGTGTCCACGGTCCTTTCGTCTCGGACCTAGAGGTCGAGAAGGTCGTGGCCCACCTGAAGACCCAGGGACGTCCGGAATATCTGGATACGGTCACGGCAGGTGACGAGGACGAAGAGGAAGCCGAAGACAGCGCCGTCTTCGACAAGAGCGCCATGGGCGCCGAGGATGGCGACGAGCTCTACCAGCAGGCGGTCAAAGTCGTCCTGCGCGACAAGAAGTGCTCGACCTCCTACATCCAGCGCCGCCTCGGCATCGGCTATAACCGCGCCGCATCGCTCGTCGAACGCATGGAAAAGGAAGGCCTCGTCGGCCCGGCAAACCATGTCGGCAAGCGCGAAATCGTTTCGGCCCGGAGCGAGGGCGAATAA
- the polA gene encoding DNA polymerase I: MKKGDHLFLVDGSGFIFRAFHALPPLTRKSDGLPVGAVSGFCNMLWKLLTDARDTSVGVTPTHLAVIFDYSSKTFRKDLYDAYKANRSAPPEELIPQFGLIREATRAFNLPCIETEGFEADDIIATYARQAEAIGADVTIVSSDKDLMQLVTANVHMYDSMKDKQISIPDVIEKWGVPPEKMIDLQAMTGDSVDNVPGIPGIGPKTAASLLAEYGDLDTLLERAHEIKQEKRRQTIMENADKARLSRELVRLRLDVPLELKVEDLVLEPQNGPKLIGFLKAMQFTTLTRRVAEACECDASAIDATDVQVEWGDKAHGPDLDAAEPAPVAGGIPEVAGAAVPVPAKAKAAAVEGSFVPEDLAAQRAAAFASLPFDHSTYLTIRDLATLDQWIAAARETGLVAFDTETTSLDAMQAELVGFSLAIADNAKDPTGVSIRAAYVPIGHKTGFGDLLGGGLAENQIPMRDALPRLKALLEDESVLKVAQNLKYDYLLMKRYGVETKNFDDTMLISYVLDAGTGAHGMDPLSEKFLGHKPIAYKDVAGSGKSNVTFDLVDIAKATHYAAEDADVTLRLWMVLKPRLAANKLTTIYERLERPLLPVLANMEERGITVDRQILSRLSGELAQGAARLEDEIFTLAGERFTIGSPKQLGDILFGKMGLEGGTKTKTGQWSTSASVLEDLAAAGFELPRKIVDWRQLTKLKSTYTDALPGYVHPQTKRVHTSYSLASTTTGRLSSSEPNLQNIPVRTAEGRKIRTAFISTPGHKLISADYSQIELRVLAHVADIPQLTQAFADGVDIHAMTASEMFGVPVEGMPSEVRRRAKAINFGIIYGISAFGLANQLSIERSEAGDYIKKYFERFPGIRDYMDSRKQMARDKGYVETIFGRRINYPEIRSSNPSVRAFNERAAINAPIQGSAADVIRRAMIKMEPALAEAGIGDRVRMLLQVHDELIFEVEDAEVEKAMPIIVSVMENATMPALEMRVPLKVDARAASNWDEAH, translated from the coding sequence ATGAAAAAAGGCGATCATCTCTTCCTCGTAGACGGCTCGGGCTTCATCTTTCGCGCATTCCATGCGCTGCCGCCGTTGACCCGCAAATCAGACGGTCTGCCGGTGGGCGCCGTCTCCGGTTTCTGCAACATGCTGTGGAAGCTTCTGACGGATGCGCGCGACACGTCCGTCGGCGTCACGCCGACGCATCTGGCCGTCATCTTCGACTATTCCTCGAAGACCTTCCGCAAGGATCTCTATGACGCCTACAAGGCGAACCGCTCTGCGCCGCCCGAGGAGCTGATCCCGCAGTTCGGCCTGATCCGCGAGGCAACGCGCGCCTTCAATCTGCCCTGCATCGAGACCGAAGGTTTCGAGGCCGACGATATCATCGCCACCTACGCCCGTCAGGCTGAAGCGATCGGCGCCGATGTCACCATCGTCTCTTCGGACAAGGACCTGATGCAGCTCGTGACGGCGAATGTCCACATGTACGACAGCATGAAGGACAAGCAGATCAGCATTCCCGACGTCATCGAGAAATGGGGCGTGCCGCCGGAAAAGATGATCGATCTGCAAGCGATGACCGGCGATTCCGTCGACAACGTGCCGGGAATTCCCGGCATCGGTCCGAAGACCGCAGCCTCGCTGCTCGCCGAGTATGGCGATCTCGACACGCTTCTCGAGCGCGCCCACGAGATCAAGCAGGAAAAGCGCCGTCAGACGATCATGGAAAATGCCGACAAGGCGCGTCTTTCCCGTGAGCTCGTCCGTTTGCGTCTCGACGTTCCATTGGAGCTTAAGGTTGAGGATCTGGTGCTCGAGCCGCAGAACGGCCCGAAGCTGATCGGCTTCCTGAAGGCCATGCAGTTCACGACGCTGACGCGCCGTGTCGCCGAGGCTTGCGAATGCGACGCCAGCGCTATCGACGCGACGGATGTCCAGGTCGAATGGGGCGACAAGGCCCATGGTCCGGATCTCGATGCGGCCGAGCCCGCGCCCGTCGCCGGTGGCATTCCCGAGGTTGCCGGCGCTGCCGTGCCGGTGCCCGCAAAGGCCAAGGCTGCCGCCGTCGAAGGCAGCTTCGTGCCTGAAGATCTTGCCGCACAGCGCGCTGCCGCCTTCGCATCGCTGCCCTTCGATCATTCGACCTATCTGACGATCCGCGATCTCGCGACGCTCGATCAATGGATCGCCGCCGCCCGTGAAACCGGCCTCGTCGCCTTCGACACCGAGACGACGTCGCTTGATGCGATGCAGGCGGAGCTCGTCGGCTTCTCGCTGGCGATTGCCGACAATGCCAAGGATCCGACCGGCGTGTCGATCCGCGCCGCCTACGTGCCGATCGGCCACAAGACCGGCTTCGGCGATCTCCTGGGCGGCGGGCTCGCCGAAAACCAGATCCCCATGCGCGACGCGCTTCCGCGGCTGAAGGCGCTGCTTGAGGACGAATCGGTCCTGAAGGTCGCCCAGAACCTGAAGTACGATTACCTGTTGATGAAGCGCTACGGCGTCGAGACGAAGAATTTCGACGACACGATGCTGATCTCCTATGTGCTCGATGCCGGTACCGGCGCGCACGGCATGGACCCGCTGTCCGAAAAATTCCTCGGCCACAAGCCGATCGCCTACAAGGACGTTGCCGGAAGCGGTAAGTCGAACGTTACCTTCGACCTCGTCGATATCGCCAAGGCCACGCATTACGCGGCTGAGGATGCCGATGTGACGCTGCGGCTCTGGATGGTGCTGAAGCCACGGCTCGCGGCCAACAAGCTGACGACGATCTATGAACGCCTGGAACGCCCGCTGCTGCCGGTGCTCGCCAATATGGAAGAGCGCGGCATCACCGTCGACCGGCAGATCCTGTCGCGTCTCTCCGGCGAGCTGGCACAGGGTGCTGCGCGTCTCGAAGACGAGATCTTCACGCTTGCCGGCGAGCGCTTCACCATCGGCTCGCCGAAGCAGCTCGGCGATATCCTGTTCGGCAAGATGGGTCTCGAGGGCGGCACCAAGACCAAGACCGGCCAGTGGTCGACCTCGGCAAGTGTCCTCGAAGACTTGGCCGCCGCCGGTTTCGAGCTGCCGCGCAAGATCGTCGACTGGCGTCAGCTCACCAAGCTGAAATCGACCTATACCGATGCCTTGCCGGGATATGTCCACCCGCAGACCAAGCGCGTGCACACCTCCTATTCGCTGGCCTCCACCACGACCGGCCGCTTGTCTTCGTCGGAGCCAAACCTGCAGAACATTCCGGTTCGCACCGCCGAAGGCCGCAAAATCCGCACCGCCTTCATCTCGACGCCCGGCCACAAGCTGATCTCGGCCGACTACAGCCAGATCGAGCTGCGCGTGCTCGCCCACGTTGCCGATATCCCGCAACTGACGCAGGCTTTCGCCGATGGTGTGGACATCCACGCGATGACCGCCTCGGAAATGTTTGGTGTTCCCGTCGAGGGTATGCCGAGCGAGGTGCGCCGCCGCGCCAAGGCGATCAACTTCGGCATCATCTACGGCATTTCCGCCTTCGGTCTCGCGAACCAGCTGTCGATCGAGCGCTCGGAAGCCGGCGATTACATCAAGAAGTATTTCGAGCGTTTCCCCGGCATCCGCGATTACATGGACAGCCGCAAGCAGATGGCGCGCGACAAGGGCTACGTCGAGACGATCTTCGGCCGGCGAATCAATTACCCGGAAATCCGTTCCTCGAATCCCTCCGTCCGCGCCTTCAATGAACGCGCTGCGATCAACGCACCGATCCAGGGCTCGGCCGCCGATGTTATCCGCCGCGCCATGATCAAGATGGAACCGGCGCTTGCCGAGGCCGGTATTGGCGATCGCGTGCGCATGCTGCTGCAGGTCCACGACGAACTGATCTTCGAAGTCGAGGATGCAGAGGTTGAAAAGGCCATGCCGATCATCGTCTCGGTCATGGAAAACGCCACCATGCCGGCGCTCGAAATGCGCGTTCCGCTCAAGGTTGATGCGCGCGCGGCAAGCAACTGGGACGAAGCGCACTGA
- a CDS encoding MarR family transcriptional regulator, producing the protein MDSGAYLASQLAKGFARSLQQRAGRLGFSPGQFPILLELWAEDGLTQKQLLERVDIEQATMANTLSRMVRDGLIERRPHPTDKRAQLIFLTPKAQAMQDEAVDTAREADLALFDGFKTFERELMLEYIRRLLENAKKI; encoded by the coding sequence ATGGATTCGGGAGCCTACCTTGCCAGTCAGCTGGCGAAGGGTTTTGCCCGCTCGCTGCAGCAGCGCGCGGGGCGGCTCGGCTTTTCGCCCGGGCAGTTTCCGATCCTGCTCGAACTCTGGGCCGAAGACGGGCTTACTCAGAAGCAGCTTCTGGAGCGGGTGGACATCGAGCAGGCGACGATGGCGAACACGCTGTCCCGCATGGTGCGCGACGGACTGATCGAACGGCGCCCTCACCCGACGGACAAGCGGGCGCAGCTGATCTTCCTGACGCCGAAGGCGCAGGCGATGCAGGACGAGGCCGTCGATACCGCCCGCGAGGCGGATCTCGCCCTCTTCGACGGCTTCAAGACCTTCGAACGCGAGCTGATGCTGGAATACATCCGCCGGCTTCTGGAAAACGCCAAGAAGATCTAG
- a CDS encoding dipeptidase — MTDVTPVLSRADQNLNSSLEKLFELLRIKSISTDPAYKADCRKAAEWLTAYLKTLGFEASVRDTPGHPMVVAHHAGATADAPHVLFYGHYDVQPVDPIELWENDPFEPAIKDAGNGRKILTGRGTADDKGQLMTFVEACRAYKEINGALPCRVTILFEGEEESGSPSLKPFLEANAAELKADYALVCDTSMWDHETPAIAAALRGLVGEEVVITAADRDLHSGLFGGAAANPIHILTEALAGLHDQTGRITLENFYEGVEETPANIKASWEKLGQTAETFLGQVGLSVPSGEKGRSVLELTWARPTAEVNGIWGGYTGEGFKTVIAAKASAKISFRLVGKQDPAAIRESFRAYIRSKIPADCSVEFHPHGASPAIHLSYDSPVITKAKNALSDEWPKPAVVIGMGGSIPIVGDFQKMLGMESLLVGFGLADDRIHSPNEKYELASYHKGIRSWVRILEALA, encoded by the coding sequence ATGACTGACGTCACCCCGGTGCTTTCGCGCGCCGACCAAAATCTCAATTCAAGCCTGGAAAAGCTGTTCGAACTCCTGCGGATCAAGTCGATCTCGACCGATCCGGCCTACAAGGCCGATTGCCGCAAGGCGGCCGAATGGCTGACGGCCTATCTCAAGACGCTCGGCTTCGAGGCTTCGGTGCGCGATACGCCCGGCCACCCGATGGTGGTCGCTCACCACGCGGGCGCGACCGCGGATGCGCCGCACGTGCTGTTCTATGGTCACTATGACGTGCAGCCGGTCGATCCGATCGAACTCTGGGAAAACGACCCGTTCGAGCCGGCGATCAAGGATGCCGGAAACGGCCGCAAGATCCTGACGGGCCGTGGCACGGCTGACGACAAGGGCCAGCTGATGACCTTCGTCGAGGCTTGCCGCGCCTACAAGGAAATCAACGGCGCGCTTCCCTGCCGCGTGACGATCCTGTTCGAAGGCGAAGAAGAATCCGGTTCGCCATCGCTGAAGCCGTTCCTCGAAGCCAATGCTGCCGAACTGAAGGCCGACTACGCGCTCGTCTGCGATACCAGCATGTGGGATCACGAGACCCCGGCGATCGCCGCCGCCCTTCGCGGTCTGGTCGGCGAAGAGGTGGTTATCACGGCCGCCGACCGCGACCTGCATTCCGGCCTGTTCGGCGGTGCGGCTGCAAACCCGATCCATATCCTGACGGAAGCGCTTGCCGGCCTGCACGACCAGACGGGCCGCATCACGCTCGAAAACTTCTACGAAGGCGTCGAGGAGACGCCTGCCAATATCAAGGCATCCTGGGAAAAGCTCGGCCAGACGGCGGAAACCTTCCTCGGCCAGGTCGGCCTCTCGGTACCGTCGGGCGAAAAGGGCCGCTCGGTTCTCGAGCTCACCTGGGCGCGGCCGACGGCAGAAGTGAACGGCATCTGGGGCGGCTATACCGGCGAAGGCTTCAAGACCGTGATCGCGGCCAAGGCCTCGGCGAAGATCTCGTTCCGTCTCGTCGGCAAGCAGGATCCGGCAGCGATCCGCGAAAGCTTCCGGGCCTATATCCGCTCGAAGATCCCGGCCGATTGCTCAGTCGAGTTTCATCCGCACGGCGCCTCGCCGGCAATCCACCTGTCCTACGATTCGCCGGTCATCACCAAGGCGAAGAACGCGCTCTCGGACGAATGGCCGAAGCCGGCCGTCGTGATCGGCATGGGCGGATCGATCCCGATCGTCGGCGATTTCCAGAAGATGCTCGGTATGGAATCGCTCCTCGTCGGCTTCGGCCTTGCCGACGACCGCATTCATTCGCCGAACGAGAAGTACGAGCTCGCCTCCTATCACAAGGGCATCCGTTCCTGGGTGCGTATCCTTGAGGCACTCGCCTAA
- a CDS encoding SH3 domain-containing protein, whose translation MRNTLLKIAAAGMLLLAPAIAQAAEGFATANVNMRAGPSTGYPAVAVIPAGESVEIHGCLADVPWCDVEFYGGRGWVAGRYVQALYQSRRVYVGPEYYRPLGIPTVVFSVGNYWDRYYRNRDFYRDRDRWRRGPDFYRPPPPRDFDRRPDFDRRPDFDRRPDFDRRPDFDRRPDALRRPDFNRDQDRQRDFNRDNDNRRQDADRDQNRRPPFNQQQDFRRDNNDGNRDRGNFERRGNDDNGGPRVIRRGDGNNNDQGNDRRRPPRGACQPSDPNCNN comes from the coding sequence GTGAGAAACACCCTTCTCAAGATCGCGGCTGCAGGCATGCTTTTGCTCGCTCCCGCAATCGCACAGGCGGCCGAGGGCTTCGCCACGGCGAATGTCAACATGCGCGCTGGCCCGAGCACCGGATACCCGGCCGTTGCCGTGATCCCGGCCGGCGAATCCGTCGAGATACATGGCTGCCTCGCCGATGTTCCCTGGTGCGACGTCGAGTTCTATGGCGGGCGCGGCTGGGTCGCGGGCCGTTACGTTCAGGCGCTCTACCAGAGCCGCCGCGTCTATGTCGGCCCCGAGTATTACCGGCCGCTCGGCATCCCAACCGTCGTCTTCAGCGTCGGCAACTATTGGGACCGCTACTACCGGAATCGCGATTTCTATCGTGACCGTGACCGCTGGCGCCGTGGCCCGGATTTCTACCGTCCGCCGCCGCCACGCGATTTCGATCGCCGCCCGGACTTCGATCGCCGTCCTGATTTTGACCGGCGTCCCGATTTCGACCGGAGGCCAGATTTCGACAGGCGCCCCGACGCGCTTCGCCGTCCCGACTTCAACCGCGATCAGGATCGGCAGCGCGACTTCAATCGCGATAACGACAACCGCAGGCAGGATGCCGATCGCGATCAGAACCGCCGTCCGCCGTTCAATCAGCAGCAGGACTTTCGCCGCGACAACAATGATGGAAACCGTGACCGCGGCAATTTCGAGCGCCGGGGCAACGACGACAACGGCGGTCCCCGCGTCATCCGCCGCGGCGACGGCAACAACAACGATCAGGGGAATGATCGCCGCAGACCGCCGCGCGGCGCCTGCCAGCCGAGCGATCCGAACTGCAACAACTGA
- a CDS encoding transglycosylase domain-containing protein, with amino-acid sequence MAGRSRSRDRIEPSFSGRERREDDEDDFALDDEDRIDGRRGARRASPPPKSSSRSRAPERKRRDRREPPEREGGGLFALLRRMIYWCIVLGIWAGIGLAGVVFYYGSRMPSASTWSIPERPPNVKITSVDGSVIANRGATGGEALPLEQMSPYIPQAIVAIEDRRFYSHFGVDPMGLARAFVNNLTGQPIQGGSTLTQQLAKNLFLSPDRTLERKVQEVLLSFWLEQKYSKDQILAMYLNRVYFGSNAYGVEAAARRYFNKSARDVNLGEAALLAGLVKAPTRLSPARDPEAANARAQVVLQAMRDQGYITDDEVKTAMTQTPAKAKSYWSGAGQYVADMVMDELPGLIGGDVKEDVIVDTTIDKGLEKKADQALNDILSKEGVKLAASQAALVSIDGTGAIRALVGGKDYAESQFNRAVKAKRQPGSSFKPFVYAAALEKGLTPASVFNDAPIRIGNWTPENYEKKYNGEVTLATALAKSLNTVAAQLVMYDGPDQVIKLAHRLGIESELQPNASIALGTSEVSLEELTASYAAFMNGGYKATPHVIRRVTTAEGKVLYENTYDNPPRVLSETIAANMNAMMMGTIEFGTGRSARIPGWQAAGKTGTTQNSRDALFVGFTSNLTTGVWFGNDDGTPMKKVTGGGLPAKAWQEFMIAAHKGLSPAPLFGNGQFVTDPNTIGNQPMAQNGEPQPMQEQPSTIGGIISGVFGGGSAEQYPPAPVQQQQTAGGPMPPGDIGPDDGYDGDVPPGDVGQGQPVHQGQPKRTTLLDLIMGQ; translated from the coding sequence ATGGCAGGCAGAAGCAGATCACGCGACAGAATTGAACCGTCCTTCAGCGGCCGCGAGCGCCGTGAAGACGACGAGGACGATTTCGCGCTCGATGACGAAGATCGCATCGACGGCCGCCGTGGCGCGAGACGCGCCTCCCCGCCACCGAAATCCTCATCCCGAAGCCGCGCCCCGGAGCGCAAGCGCCGCGACCGGCGCGAGCCGCCTGAACGCGAGGGCGGCGGCCTCTTCGCTCTGCTGCGCCGAATGATCTACTGGTGCATCGTGCTCGGCATCTGGGCGGGCATCGGCCTTGCCGGCGTGGTCTTCTACTATGGCTCGCGCATGCCGAGCGCCAGCACCTGGTCGATCCCGGAACGGCCACCGAACGTCAAGATCACTTCCGTCGACGGCAGCGTCATTGCCAATCGCGGCGCCACCGGCGGCGAAGCGCTGCCGCTCGAGCAGATGTCGCCCTACATTCCGCAGGCGATCGTGGCGATCGAGGACCGCCGCTTCTATTCGCATTTCGGCGTCGATCCGATGGGCCTTGCCCGCGCCTTCGTCAACAACCTGACCGGTCAGCCGATCCAAGGCGGCTCGACGCTGACGCAGCAGCTTGCCAAGAACCTCTTCCTGTCGCCGGACAGAACACTGGAACGCAAGGTGCAGGAAGTCCTGCTCTCCTTCTGGCTGGAGCAGAAATACAGCAAGGATCAGATCCTTGCGATGTATCTGAACCGCGTCTATTTCGGTTCGAACGCCTATGGCGTCGAGGCCGCAGCCCGCCGCTACTTCAACAAATCGGCCCGTGACGTGAACCTTGGCGAGGCAGCGCTGCTTGCCGGTCTGGTCAAGGCGCCGACGCGGCTCTCCCCGGCCCGCGACCCGGAAGCTGCCAATGCCCGCGCCCAGGTAGTGCTGCAGGCGATGCGCGATCAGGGCTATATCACCGACGACGAAGTCAAGACCGCGATGACGCAGACCCCGGCCAAGGCCAAGAGCTACTGGTCGGGCGCCGGGCAATATGTCGCCGACATGGTGATGGACGAGCTGCCGGGACTGATCGGCGGCGACGTCAAGGAAGACGTGATCGTCGATACCACGATCGACAAGGGCCTAGAAAAGAAGGCCGATCAGGCGCTGAACGACATACTCTCCAAGGAGGGCGTGAAGTTGGCGGCGTCGCAGGCTGCCCTCGTTTCGATCGACGGCACCGGTGCGATCCGGGCGCTTGTCGGCGGCAAGGACTATGCGGAAAGCCAGTTCAACCGCGCGGTCAAGGCCAAGCGCCAGCCGGGCTCGTCCTTCAAGCCGTTCGTCTATGCGGCGGCACTCGAGAAGGGCCTGACGCCTGCTTCCGTCTTCAACGACGCACCGATCCGTATCGGCAACTGGACGCCGGAGAATTACGAGAAGAAATACAATGGCGAGGTAACGCTCGCGACGGCGCTGGCGAAATCGCTGAACACGGTCGCGGCCCAGCTCGTCATGTATGACGGCCCGGATCAGGTGATCAAGCTCGCCCACCGGCTCGGCATCGAGAGCGAGCTGCAGCCGAATGCCTCGATCGCGCTCGGCACCTCGGAAGTATCGCTGGAAGAGCTGACAGCCTCCTACGCCGCCTTCATGAATGGCGGCTACAAGGCGACGCCGCATGTCATCCGCCGCGTGACGACCGCCGAGGGCAAGGTGCTCTACGAGAACACCTACGACAATCCGCCGCGGGTGCTTTCCGAGACCATCGCCGCCAACATGAACGCGATGATGATGGGCACGATCGAATTCGGCACAGGGCGCAGCGCCAGGATTCCCGGCTGGCAGGCAGCCGGCAAGACCGGCACGACGCAGAATTCGCGCGATGCGCTGTTCGTCGGCTTTACCAGCAACCTGACGACGGGTGTGTGGTTCGGCAATGACGACGGCACGCCGATGAAGAAGGTGACAGGCGGCGGGCTGCCGGCCAAGGCCTGGCAGGAATTCATGATCGCCGCCCATAAGGGGCTGTCGCCCGCGCCGCTCTTCGGCAACGGCCAGTTCGTCACCGATCCCAATACGATCGGCAACCAACCGATGGCCCAGAACGGCGAACCGCAGCCGATGCAGGAACAGCCCTCGACGATCGGCGGCATCATTTCCGGCGTCTTCGGTGGTGGCTCCGCAGAGCAATATCCGCCGGCACCCGTGCAGCAACAGCAGACTGCCGGTGGCCCGATGCCGCCCGGCGATATCGGCCCGGACGACGGCTATGACGGCGATGTTCCGCCCGGCGATGTCGGCCAGGGCCAGCCGGTCCATCAGGGCCAGCCGAAGCGCACGACGCTGCTTGATCTGATCATGGGACAGTAG